In Leptospira brenneri, one DNA window encodes the following:
- the trpC gene encoding indole-3-glycerol phosphate synthase TrpC translates to MNPILHKIVETKHEEVRLSRGKTLPPRVIPIRPWEPRLKTNSISVIAECKKGSPSSGILRPDYHPVEIASIYESAGAGAISVLTDSQYFFGSLNDLKSVAESVSIPVIRKDFIIDPVQIDEAYSYGASAILLIVRILSPRDLTSLLQHAKNLGLSILVETHNREEVKTALDAGATTIGINTRDLDTFEIHQNLIEDIAPELDDSIIRVAESGIKSYDDWQKYKGIVDSMLIGTYFMKSKDIKKDFQSLLSGN, encoded by the coding sequence GTGAACCCTATTTTACATAAGATTGTAGAGACCAAACACGAAGAAGTTCGTTTGTCCAGGGGGAAGACTCTTCCTCCTCGTGTCATTCCCATAAGGCCTTGGGAGCCAAGACTCAAAACAAATTCCATTTCAGTCATTGCGGAATGCAAAAAAGGAAGCCCTAGTTCTGGAATCCTTCGCCCTGATTACCACCCTGTTGAAATTGCATCCATTTACGAATCTGCAGGAGCAGGGGCGATCTCTGTCCTCACTGATTCACAGTATTTTTTTGGATCTTTAAATGATCTCAAATCAGTCGCGGAGTCCGTATCTATTCCTGTGATTCGAAAAGACTTTATCATAGATCCTGTTCAAATTGATGAAGCCTATTCTTATGGTGCTTCTGCCATTTTACTCATTGTAAGAATCCTTTCTCCCCGTGACTTAACTTCCTTACTGCAACATGCAAAAAACTTAGGACTTTCGATTCTTGTGGAAACACATAATCGTGAAGAAGTAAAAACAGCCCTTGATGCTGGAGCCACTACTATCGGTATCAACACTAGAGATCTGGATACATTTGAAATTCATCAAAACCTAATTGAGGACATTGCTCCTGAACTAGATGATTCCATCATTCGTGTTGCTGAATCTGGAATCAAAAGTTATGATGATTGGCAAAAATACAAAGGGATCGTTGATTCTATGTTAATTGGCACTTACTTTATGAAAAGTAAGGACATAAAAAAAGATTTTCAGTCTCTTCTCTCTGGAAATTAA
- a CDS encoding STAS domain-containing protein, which yields MLKHEVKDGKLVVYLEGRLDVSVANEVEEGLMELIDNAGHRKVLLNMKDVEYMSSSGFRACISTLRKLNSKEGSLKISNIKPAVKRIFDVIELTSLFDIYDSEDAALKAF from the coding sequence GTGCTAAAACACGAAGTGAAAGACGGAAAACTAGTCGTTTATCTGGAAGGTCGATTGGACGTTTCTGTGGCAAATGAAGTGGAAGAGGGCCTCATGGAACTCATCGATAACGCTGGTCATAGAAAAGTTCTTTTAAACATGAAGGATGTTGAATACATGTCATCTTCTGGATTCAGAGCTTGTATTTCCACACTTCGCAAGCTCAATTCCAAAGAGGGATCTTTGAAAATTTCGAACATCAAACCTGCTGTCAAACGTATCTTTGATGTTATTGAACTTACTTCTCTTTTTGATATTTATGACTCGGAAGATGCTGCGCTAAAAGCGTTTTAA
- a CDS encoding ATP-binding protein codes for MNWKQFLKGFILFLLYIGTAKLGMEFFSFQPMNLAVLWIPSGIGLIGCLFFGYRFLPVVWLASFLANQDGLISSQHGLSQFDLYLSICLTAGVDTFQSTLAYTFWQKKIRKNLNSAKDNFYFVAYVSFLSSAISILCLGGVLYYFGYFYKLNFSEIVRTLLVIIFGDTIGIFITVPFFMAWRKFRLEDLSSKLILWTTAFILVQAVIVYHFPYLFFLSFLILIYLGYRFQVRGVTLGVFLLYLSSILMTRMGVGPFVYKGVFDSYIYLISFLIPFSILSEFITLQYQRLITYRFELEKKVFDRTKLLRKQVFEKNKAIEALHTSEKLLSESNHTKDIFFSIIAHDLRNPLGAFKQLTEILYEDFDSHTNAEKKDTIFEIQNSASLLYGLLEQLLDWARTQTGNMPFRPKQVNLIHLVTKITDQVDSLIKKKSIRITTDIAEESAYVYADSEMIQAVLRNLITNSIKFTNENGEIKIIVKQDEDGIRVECHDNGIGMGSSDLEKLFRVDAQVTSIGLEGEKGTGLGLILCSEFIKLHGGEIWATSEKGKGTVVSFRLPAPR; via the coding sequence ATGAACTGGAAGCAATTCCTAAAGGGATTCATTTTATTTCTACTCTATATTGGAACTGCCAAATTGGGAATGGAATTTTTCTCTTTCCAACCTATGAACTTGGCCGTCCTCTGGATCCCTTCTGGAATTGGTCTTATTGGTTGTTTATTTTTTGGATATCGTTTTTTACCTGTCGTTTGGCTTGCCAGTTTCCTTGCGAATCAGGATGGGCTCATCAGTAGCCAACATGGTTTGAGCCAGTTTGATTTGTATCTTAGTATTTGTCTTACCGCTGGGGTAGATACATTTCAATCAACATTGGCTTATACCTTTTGGCAGAAAAAAATTCGTAAGAACCTGAATTCCGCGAAAGATAATTTTTATTTCGTTGCTTATGTATCTTTTTTATCGAGTGCAATTTCCATTTTATGTTTGGGAGGAGTTCTCTATTATTTCGGGTATTTTTATAAATTAAATTTTTCTGAAATTGTTAGAACCTTACTCGTTATCATTTTTGGAGATACAATTGGAATTTTTATCACCGTACCATTCTTTATGGCTTGGAGGAAATTTCGACTTGAGGATCTGTCTAGTAAACTGATTTTATGGACAACAGCTTTTATTCTCGTGCAGGCAGTGATTGTTTATCACTTCCCTTATCTTTTCTTTTTATCTTTTTTAATTCTGATTTATTTAGGTTATCGGTTCCAGGTCCGCGGTGTTACCTTAGGTGTATTTCTTTTATACCTATCCAGTATACTGATGACAAGGATGGGAGTTGGCCCATTTGTATACAAGGGAGTTTTTGATTCTTATATTTATCTGATTTCTTTTCTAATTCCGTTTTCTATTTTGTCTGAGTTCATTACCTTACAATACCAACGTCTCATCACTTATCGTTTTGAATTGGAAAAAAAGGTTTTTGACCGAACGAAACTACTGAGAAAACAAGTTTTTGAAAAGAACAAAGCCATAGAAGCCTTACACACTTCTGAAAAACTCTTAAGTGAGTCCAATCACACAAAGGATATATTTTTTTCTATCATTGCCCATGATTTAAGAAATCCGCTAGGAGCTTTTAAGCAGCTAACAGAAATTCTATATGAAGACTTTGACTCACATACGAATGCAGAAAAAAAAGACACTATCTTTGAAATTCAAAATTCCGCATCTTTACTCTATGGACTACTAGAGCAGCTTTTGGATTGGGCAAGAACCCAAACAGGAAATATGCCATTTCGGCCCAAACAAGTCAATCTTATCCATCTTGTCACAAAAATCACTGACCAAGTGGATTCCTTGATCAAAAAAAAATCCATCCGCATCACTACGGATATTGCAGAAGAGTCGGCTTATGTGTATGCAGATTCTGAAATGATTCAGGCTGTACTTCGCAACTTAATTACCAACTCAATCAAATTTACAAATGAAAACGGTGAAATTAAGATCATTGTAAAACAAGATGAAGACGGGATTCGTGTGGAGTGCCATGATAATGGAATTGGGATGGGTAGTTCGGATCTAGAGAAATTATTCCGGGTTGATGCACAAGTAACGAGTATTGGATTGGAAGGTGAAAAGGGGACTGGACTTGGTCTCATCCTTTGTAGTGAATTTATTAAATTACATGGTGGTGAAATTTGGGCAACTAGTGAAAAAGGTAAGGGAACGGTTGTTAGTTTTCGTTTGCCGGCTCCTAGGTAA